gcagcagtaaaataaaaatattaaaattgtagAGCGGGGGgtggggaaaaaaaaaaaaaagaaatactaCAATgcaatgaaaatattaactgTGTGCAtgtggaaataaaaaaaaaaaaaaaaaaaaaaaaaaatgcaacaccgcaataaaataaaaatattaacaacgTGCAggtggaaataaaaaaaaaaatatatatatctaggAATTGTCCACTAGCTAGCTAAAAtgttgcaattttttttttttttgagtttTCCACACTTTTCGAGCTTACctccatttttttcctttctcaTCAAGTGAAACTCTTTGTAGTAGGGATATATTATACACTTTGCATAAGCAAAAATTGgattattttcaataatattAGGTGGGCAGTaaccttttttaatttttctattaacgTCGGCTTCTGAATCGTCCATAAATATTGCTGAGTTTTCATCTGACTTGGACATTTTTTCCTGACCCTCTAATAGGCCTGGTAACATTTCAtgtgataaaataataggttttttttttatttttttaatatcacaATATTCTCGTGCTAACATATTTACTTTTCTCTGATCTGTGCCTAACTGACAGATAtcaacatttaaaaaaaatatatcagcACATTGCATACATGGGTATAAAATTTGTGAACAATAATTTTCTTCTCCTTCACTTCTAcccattatttttaaacatctttttattctattaatattaaagcTTTTCGATATATCAATAACTAATGACCAATACTCATTtgcttttttgtttatttcatCGCTAGCCCACAAAAATTGTACATGTTCCATATTCATACCACAGCTTTTCCAAACTTCAATAAAGTAATTtcctactttttttatttttttcaagtcCCCTgacattttgttatttaactGAGCAAACCAATCGGCTACCCAAAAGATAAACGTGCATCCGTTACTCGTTAACTTGTTCACAATTAGACTTTTTAACAACCCTAAAAGGGGGGGGGGCAAGCAGGGAGCATGTCGTATATGGGAGCATATAGGGGCATATGAAGGAGAATATAAAggggaaaataaaagagaacACGAACTTACACACAAATAACACACATGTAGCATCACTTTTCATAGGCGACGCAGCTTTAAAGAGTTGCACAGTATTCTTTCGCAATGAgaagcatatacatatatacatacatgcatacatacatacatacatacatacatacatgcatacatacatacgcatGGGTAcacataagtatatgtatacatacatatccACATGCACACCCACGCCCACAGTCATGCTTTTCTGTTCGTACCTTGCGCTATATGCATACGCCCAGAAGGTTCAAAACCGTCGTAACAAATTAGTCTTCTCTTTAAAAGAAGTTTTGCTCTTAGCTCCTCCGATTGAATACATTCCGAAGCAACGGAAAGAATTTCATTAAGTCTGTTATCTACGtcttctatatttttctccTGTTCCTTCTTCTCCTCACCTTCTGTTTCTTCCCTTTTTGTATTAAATGACtccatatttttgtaaaaaaaaaaattattattcttgtgaattttacttaaattcaataattttttggtaataataaattttagcATAACCGTTTCAAATTTTACTTTAGTGGTACTATTTATGTACTTCTTGATATGatgtataaaaagaaaaaaaaaaaaaaaaaaaaatacataaaatatatattataatgaaatagCATTGGCCCCAACTTGTGCAATTTgcagtatttattttattttattttttattttattttttttttttttccttcttttgcTATTTCATTTGCTATTTCATTTgctatttgttttaaaatttctccTGGtctatttaaattttacagGTTTGTGAAATTAAGCGAATTAGGTTTATGTTTACTCGAATTGTAAGTAATAGGTATTAACAGCTTTGTTGAATGTCGCaactgttaaaaaaaaataaacgtaACTACATCTTGGTTTATCACGCATTTATATTGTACACGTACATGTGAATGTGAATGTATTACTTATGGCAAGTATGTTAAGCAAAATAATTTGCCTGCCAAagttttacataaataaatgtacatcGACAATGATACGTCGACAAGTTTACAATTTTACGAGTAGTAACATTGCGATATGCGtaaacattatatatgtatatataatattgtacgtatgcacatatacatattttgagagagcaaaaagaagaaaaactttttaatttaggAGAAACGagtactttatatatatacctctAATTTTTACATAGGAAAGgcacaaaaagaaaaagaaaaaaaaataatatttacctTCTATGATGACTCATAGAACATAATCGTTTcttttacctttttaaaattttagcaaaaataataaaattaaaaaaaaattaaactgtttgcttaaaaaatatgcataacaAAAGCGTACGTTAATGCATtatattgtatgtatatatatatatatttgtttatttatgtatatattcttacACATCACACGAATAAGTTCCCattatgattatatttttttcccttttttcatgtaaaataataaaaaaactgcTCCATACTGACTTCTCACCCGTtgatgtaaatatttaagaaGCTCTTTACACTGCCCCTTTGAGCGTTAAACTATTTTTCAGaaataacacatatatatatgcaaatacatatattcacgTACATATGCACACACATATGCCCACTCCTGTGCATATAATAACCACGCATATTTATACGTGCGCACATTATGAACGatagcaattttttttcgcctacaatttttccaaaaaaatgaatagcATTGAAGCCACAATCATTTGTATAGATAACAGCGACTACAATCGAAATGAGGATATCGTACCGAATCGATTTTTATCCCAGGTAAGTTACAGTTTTATGTGTTGTGCTTCTCAATCGAATGGGGAAATCTGTGCACGTCCATAcatgcgtacatacatatagaCGTACAtcaatacatacatatgtgcgtTAGTacacttatttatatacagcTATGTGCTCGTGAAGTGGTTCTACACGTGCTAACGTTCCACTGGATAAGCGTCGAATGATCCATTCATGTGTACTCctgtattatacatatatatatattatatatatatatatatatatatatatatatatatctaaacggggatgtatatttatgtacataaagcCGTTGCATGTTTCTGTTCaaaatgatttttataaCTGCATACGACTTACCACTTACCGCTTAACGCTCACCATACACTGCTTCATTCCACCACCACCCCTTCCTACAGATCGACTGTGTAAACGTCCTGTGCTGTAACAAAACAAGCGTGCATTACAAGAACAACATCGGTATACTAACGATGGCGGGGGATAAAACCAAAGTGAAAGTTTCTCTTACAAACGATATAGGGCAGCTGCTTTCGTGTATTCACGATATAAAACTAGATGGTACATGTGATATTTTACGTAGTTTATTAATCGCTCAGTTGGCTTTAAAACATCGAGTAGACAAGAATttagaacaaaaaataattttatttgttggTAGTCCAATTGATGTTAATGAAAAGCAGTTGATCAATACAGggaaacaattaaaaaaaaataatatttctgtaGATATAATTAGTTATGGAAATATAAACAAGAATagagaaaaattaatgaaattgTATGACagtgttaataataatgataattgtCGATTTATTGAATGTCCAGAAGTTGAAAGTAATTTAAGCAAATTTGTCTTAAATTCGTTTTTAAGTAATAATGATTTTAATATTGATAATATACAAGATGATGAACAACTAATAAACGCTATGCAGTTATCCTTAGAGGATAGTCATCATATGGCAGACAGTAAAAATGTTAACAGTAGTAACAACAATATGGGTAACAGTAACCATATAAGTAACAGCAATGATTTGCCGACCATTCaagatatagaaaatatgaaGGATATAGACAATGAGTTGAAGGAAGCGTTAATTCTATCCTTGAAAGAATACACAGAGAAGAACAAACAGGAAGATATGGAGCAGAAGCAAAAGGGGAAGCAGGAGGTTCAGAGTACCACCGGTGCTTCCGATGCAGATAATAGCGCTAATGCTGCGAATGGTACTACACAGAAGGGGAGTGGGGCAGACTCTGCACCAAATAGCACTTCTGGTATGAATGGGGAAGGTAAAAAGGAGGAAAACTTAACATTAGTTAATGAGagttataaaaacaattttgaTAACAACAATGAGGAGATAGAACTAGAAGAatcaaaggaaaaaaaagaaaatgaaagtTATGAAAAGGTATTTAAAATAGATAAGGATGAAAATATTGACCATAACAGCAAATGtgttataaatgaaaacatatACAATGCTGATGAGAGTGTAGCGAAGGATAAGGATAATCCTTCTACTTCTAATGAAGGAGCTACTAATCAAAGTAATTCCTTTCTCATACAAGATTCAAgttatatttcaaatattttggGTCAAATTAATCCTTTAGCTAATGTATTTGATAAGACTGCTGCTATTGATGaaaatttggaaaataaGCAAAGTGTCCATGAGGACAAACCACCATCGATGGGAGATCAAGATAATGTAGATGATAAGGAAAAGGGAAAGAAGTAAAACTGTTGAAGGGGATTATTCATTTTGCCATTTTCTTGAGAGAACAGCGTATTTAAGCGTTTATCGGAGGCGCGTTTCAGCTCCATTTTTCTGTGTAAACGTCCTCCCATATGCACGTGCGTACCTACATAATTACGTACCTACTCATTtctgcatatttttaatgaactttatttttattttgttctattttgttctatttttatttagtttttatttagtttattctttttttttctttttttttttttttttacttccccctttttttgagtttaaaaagggaaaattatCTCTTTCCTCTCCCCCCTCCCTTCGCTGATCATTAAGTGCACAAGACTGTACggtatattatatgtgtatttttgtaatagCGTAGTAATTTCTTTTCCCCTTCATATGTTAAACCgaacaaataaaagaaaaaaagaaaaaaatttaattgcAATCTTTTTGAAATATCTTTTCTTCTGCCATATTTTGAAgtgtattcctttttttttttttttttctttttctcttcgAATGCAAGTTGGTGCACAGGGTGGGTATAAAAGGGGGAAGATGTTCAAGAGTACTATGTATGTAGGTGTTTTGTAAGTAATGTGcgtacatatgcataaacAGATAAGGAAATGTATACTCCCCTGCATGTGCCGGTATGCCTGGTTCTACTGGactactcttttttttttttttttttttttttttttttttttttttttttaaaaatgagataaacagaaaaagaaaaaaaaaaaaaaaaattctttttctttttaatttctctatttccattttttggAGATTCTAGCATTAGactttcttttcatttagtgaaatataaaatgaaaagattttataatttttttgtttttttttttcacatattAGTAGTGATGTTAATAGATATCTACAATGATCCTTACAATTTTATCTTCTTAGTTAAATACAacagaacaaaaaaaggacTTGTAAATGTGAACAAGTCAACTCTGTCTTATTTATTAGCTCGTCAGTTGCATGTAAACTCAGATGATTATCCCCTAGTTGATGATGAAATGGACGAGAcgcaatttttaaaaggggGTAGTAAGAAAACACAGGAGGAGGGGGTACTAGGCGCCCACCATGATAGGGAAGAGGATTCTTTTGGAGAACATTTGGCTGATTTGAAAAGGGTGAAAGGGATGGATGCTGATAGAGCGGTGGATGCTGGTAGAGCGGTGGATGCTGGTAGAGCGGTGGATGCTGATAGAGCGGTGGATGCTGGTAGAGCGGTGGATGCTGGTAGAGCGGTGGATGCTGATAGAGCGGTGGATGCTGGTAGAGCGGTGGATGCTGGTAGAACGGTGGATGCTGATGATATGTTTGGAGAGCACCATTACAATGATGGAGAGGAATTGCACCTAACTGAAGAGGAGGAAAGCTTAACaagaggaaataaaaaaaaagaaaaaaaaaaaaaatctccCTAGGGCATATTGACAAGACGGGAAGAGAGGGGTTATATAGTGAAGAAGGTGATATAGTGAATAATCATGTAGGAGGGGAAGATGGCAGTATAGATGGTAATAGACGTGATGATACTCAAGGTAGTACCCACGATAGTAGCCATAACGTGGACAGAGAAACAACTCCAACTCCACTTAACAATTCCTCGCAGATTATTGGAAATTCTCCATCTATATCTAAAAAAgcagaaataaattttagaaaatacTCAAATTTTCCCTTTCAGTCATCATTATTACCTGATGAGGAGCATCCAAA
This genomic interval from Plasmodium brasilianum strain Bolivian I chromosome 1, whole genome shotgun sequence contains the following:
- a CDS encoding tyrosine--tRNA ligase, with protein sequence MESFNTKREETEGEEKKEQEKNIEDVDNRLNEILSVASECIQSEELRAKLLLKRRLICYDGFEPSGRMHIAQGLLKSLIVNKLTSNGCTFIFWVADWFAQLNNKMSGDLKKIKKVGNYFIEVWKSCGMNMEHVQFLWASDEINKKANEYWSLVIDISKSFNINRIKRCLKIMGRSEGEENYCSQILYPCMQCADIFFLNVDICQLGTDQRKVNMLAREYCDIKKIKKKPIILSHEMLPGLLEGQEKMSKSDENSAIFMDDSEADVNRKIKKGYCPPNIIENNPIFAYAKCIIYPYYKEFHLMRKEKNGGDKVYKTLEELEKDYVEGAIHPLDLKDNVSTYLNKMLQPVRDHFQNNEEAKKLLNEIKKYKVTK